A genome region from Thermoanaerobaculia bacterium includes the following:
- the thiS gene encoding sulfur carrier protein ThiS has product MTASPSAQREIRLNGATHPIPAAMTLRELVLSIGCDPQAVAVEVNGEIVRRSRLAGTQVVAGDTVEIVRFVQGG; this is encoded by the coding sequence ATGACCGCATCGCCCTCCGCCCAGCGCGAGATCCGCCTGAACGGAGCCACGCACCCGATTCCCGCCGCGATGACGCTGCGCGAGCTCGTGCTCTCGATCGGCTGTGATCCGCAGGCGGTCGCTGTCGAGGTCAACGGCGAAATCGTGCGCCGTTCGCGCCTCGCCGGCACCCAGGTCGTCGCCGGCGATACCGTCGAGATCGTCCGTTTCGTCCAGGGCGGCTAG
- a CDS encoding enoyl-CoA hydratase/isomerase family protein, with protein MTQNAASPDANATRTLVHYDVRDGVAYLKLDDPPANTYTHEMMRALDEGILKARFDKDVHVIVLTGAGEKMFCAGANINMLKASDPYFKYFFCLHANETLSRLEQTPKLVIAALNGNTVGGGLEIAMAADLRIARKGGGKVGLPEVTLGVLPGTGGTQRLVRIVGKSRAIELMVTGRLFSFEDALGYGIVDSILEGDDFMGQVHEYAKQFCPPNKAAKAVGRIKRAVQSGAEIPFESAMTLERELQQQLFQSDDAKEGLAAYVEKRTPQFTAK; from the coding sequence ATGACGCAGAACGCCGCTTCGCCCGATGCCAACGCCACCCGCACGCTGGTGCACTACGACGTCCGCGACGGCGTGGCCTACCTCAAGCTCGACGATCCGCCGGCCAACACCTATACCCACGAGATGATGCGCGCCCTCGACGAGGGCATCCTCAAGGCGCGCTTCGACAAGGATGTGCACGTGATCGTGCTCACGGGTGCGGGCGAGAAGATGTTCTGCGCCGGCGCCAACATCAACATGCTCAAGGCGTCCGACCCGTACTTCAAGTACTTCTTCTGCCTGCACGCCAACGAGACCCTGTCGCGCCTCGAGCAGACGCCGAAGCTGGTGATCGCGGCCCTCAACGGCAACACGGTCGGCGGCGGCCTCGAGATCGCCATGGCGGCGGACCTGCGGATCGCCAGGAAGGGCGGCGGCAAGGTCGGCCTGCCCGAGGTCACGCTCGGCGTCCTGCCCGGCACCGGTGGCACCCAGCGCCTGGTGCGCATCGTCGGCAAGAGCAGGGCGATCGAGCTCATGGTGACCGGACGCCTGTTCTCCTTCGAGGACGCCCTGGGCTACGGCATCGTCGACTCGATCCTCGAGGGCGACGACTTCATGGGCCAGGTGCACGAGTATGCGAAGCAGTTCTGCCCGCCGAACAAGGCGGCCAAGGCGGTCGGTCGCATCAAGCGCGCCGTGCAGTCGGGTGCCGAGATTCCGTTCGAATCTGCGATGACCCTCGAGCGCGAGTTGCAGCAGCAGCTCTTCCAGAGTGACGATGCCAAGGAAGGGCTCGCCGCCTACGTCGAGAAGCGCACGCCGCAATTCACCGCCAAGTGA
- a CDS encoding thiolase family protein: MEHGLARGPRRATQRLALVAPVRTPIGKFGGCLAGLSAADLGTHAAEACLRRAGIAGDASGVVDQTIFGHGRQANGGPNSARQIAFRAGIPDERPAFTINQACGSGLQSVISAARTILLGEAEVILAGGTESMSNTPYLLPRARWGYRLGSDEIVDGMYKDGFNDPLSGLVMGETAEELAVEAGVTREAADLYAVETQRRCEAARGRGRFVAEIEPIRIPGRKGETVIAADEHPRDGVTLESLAKMPAVFRKGGTVTAANASGITDGAAALLVASEAATQRHGLTPAGYLLDWEVVGVAPRIMGIGPVPATRNLLQRNGLGYADIEAVELNEAFASQAVACLAQLPFDPAKVNADGGAIALGHPIGATGARILVTLLAGMAERGQRLGIATLCISGGMGIAILVERNLS, encoded by the coding sequence ATGGAGCACGGGCTCGCGAGGGGGCCGCGCCGGGCGACGCAGCGGCTGGCGCTGGTCGCTCCGGTGCGGACTCCCATCGGGAAGTTCGGCGGTTGCCTCGCCGGACTTTCCGCTGCCGACCTCGGCACGCACGCCGCCGAGGCCTGCCTGCGTCGTGCGGGGATCGCCGGAGACGCGTCGGGGGTCGTCGACCAGACGATCTTCGGGCACGGCCGCCAGGCCAACGGCGGACCGAACAGCGCCCGGCAGATCGCCTTCCGAGCCGGGATCCCGGACGAGCGTCCGGCATTCACGATCAACCAGGCCTGCGGCTCAGGGCTCCAGTCGGTGATCTCCGCTGCCCGCACGATCCTCCTCGGCGAGGCGGAAGTCATTCTCGCGGGTGGCACCGAGAGCATGTCGAACACGCCCTATCTGCTCCCCCGGGCACGCTGGGGATATCGGCTCGGCAGCGACGAGATCGTCGACGGCATGTACAAGGACGGATTCAACGATCCGCTCTCCGGCCTCGTCATGGGCGAGACCGCCGAAGAGCTGGCCGTCGAGGCCGGCGTGACGCGCGAGGCCGCGGACCTCTACGCGGTCGAGACCCAGAGGCGCTGCGAAGCCGCCCGCGGGCGCGGACGATTCGTCGCCGAGATCGAGCCGATCCGCATTCCGGGACGCAAGGGCGAGACCGTCATCGCTGCCGACGAGCACCCGCGCGACGGCGTCACTCTGGAATCGCTGGCGAAGATGCCAGCGGTCTTCCGCAAGGGTGGAACGGTGACCGCGGCCAACGCTTCGGGCATAACCGACGGCGCCGCCGCCCTGCTCGTGGCCAGCGAGGCGGCAACCCAACGCCACGGGCTCACCCCGGCGGGCTACCTACTCGACTGGGAAGTGGTCGGCGTTGCTCCCCGGATCATGGGCATCGGGCCGGTACCGGCGACGCGCAATCTCCTCCAGCGCAACGGCCTCGGCTATGCCGACATCGAAGCCGTCGAGCTCAACGAGGCGTTCGCGTCGCAGGCGGTCGCCTGCCTCGCCCAGCTGCCCTTCGACCCGGCGAAAGTCAACGCCGACGGCGGTGCCATCGCGCTGGGGCACCCGATCGGCGCCACCGGAGCCCGCATCCTCGTGACCCTGCTCGCCGGCATGGCGGAACGCGGCCAGCGCCTCGGAATTGCGACGCTCTGCATCTCCGGCGGCATGGGCATCGCGATCCTCGTCGAACGCAATCTCTCCTGA
- a CDS encoding type 1 glutamine amidotransferase produces the protein MPNIVVAYIKEDKVAPYLEALAAVGVAESDIFRATPRRTATVDLHELLARADGLLLTGGADLQPCLYGEARRRDANLDRPAPDRDQLEWDLLCEARAHRTPVFGICRGHQMVNVFLGGSLYQDIELQTGRSGHDNFIDRGFALDHLAHDIVATGIDHPLAARTGKFGHPAVNSRHHQAVKVPGKGLVTVAQALDGTIEATVAGEPGWWITSVQWHPENLVDHPFHRALFEDFLTAAGEFALHRSTQIAEGAVR, from the coding sequence GTGCCCAACATCGTCGTCGCCTACATCAAGGAAGACAAGGTCGCGCCGTACCTCGAAGCCCTGGCGGCGGTCGGCGTCGCGGAGTCGGACATCTTCCGCGCCACCCCGCGGCGCACCGCTACAGTCGACCTCCACGAGCTCCTGGCGCGCGCCGACGGGCTGCTACTCACCGGCGGCGCCGATCTCCAGCCCTGCCTCTACGGCGAGGCCCGCCGCCGGGACGCGAACCTCGACCGGCCGGCGCCGGATCGCGATCAGCTGGAATGGGACCTCCTGTGCGAGGCGCGAGCCCACCGGACGCCTGTTTTCGGGATCTGCCGCGGCCATCAGATGGTCAACGTCTTTCTCGGCGGTTCGCTCTACCAGGACATCGAGCTCCAGACCGGACGCAGCGGCCACGACAACTTCATCGATCGCGGCTTCGCTCTCGACCACCTGGCGCACGACATCGTCGCCACCGGGATCGATCATCCACTCGCCGCCCGCACGGGGAAGTTCGGGCACCCTGCCGTCAACAGCCGCCATCACCAGGCGGTGAAGGTGCCCGGGAAGGGCCTCGTCACCGTCGCGCAGGCGCTCGACGGCACGATCGAGGCGACCGTCGCCGGCGAGCCCGGCTGGTGGATCACATCGGTCCAATGGCACCCCGAGAACCTCGTCGACCATCCTTTCCATCGCGCGCTGTTCGAGGACTTCTTGACCGCAGCCGGGGAGTTCGCGCTTCACCGTTCAACGCAGATCGCCGAAGGAGCCGTGCGATGA
- a CDS encoding enoyl-CoA hydratase/isomerase family protein, translated as MNLPSNPLVITLQERAATLTFGRPPLNILDLDLLAALDDLIVELATDRELQVLFVRGAGERAFSAGVSVQDHTPDKIDRMLLSFHGAIGKLRDLEAFTVALVDGHCLGGGMELALACDLVLATERSRFGQPEIALGCYPPVAAALYPQRIGSGRTLELLLTGRTLECAEAERLGFVHERFADREALEARARELSAAIQRQSAAVTRLTKRAVRAGENRAYAPALAEAERIYLRELTGTADMAEGLQAFVEKRPPVWKHR; from the coding sequence ATGAACCTGCCGTCGAACCCGCTCGTCATCACGCTGCAGGAACGGGCGGCGACGCTCACGTTCGGCCGTCCACCGCTCAACATCCTCGACCTCGATCTGCTCGCGGCGCTGGACGACCTGATCGTCGAGCTCGCCACCGACCGCGAGCTGCAGGTGCTGTTCGTCCGCGGCGCCGGGGAGAGGGCCTTCTCGGCCGGCGTCTCCGTCCAGGACCACACTCCGGACAAGATCGACCGCATGCTGCTCTCGTTCCACGGCGCGATCGGCAAGCTGCGCGACCTCGAGGCCTTCACCGTCGCGTTGGTCGACGGTCACTGCCTCGGCGGTGGAATGGAGCTCGCTCTCGCCTGCGACCTCGTCCTCGCCACCGAGCGCAGCCGCTTCGGCCAACCCGAGATCGCTCTCGGCTGCTATCCGCCCGTCGCGGCGGCGCTCTATCCGCAGCGCATCGGCAGCGGCCGGACGCTCGAGCTGCTGCTCACCGGCCGCACTCTCGAATGCGCCGAGGCCGAACGCCTCGGTTTCGTGCACGAGCGGTTCGCCGACCGAGAGGCGCTCGAGGCCCGCGCCAGGGAGCTCTCGGCCGCGATCCAACGTCAGAGCGCGGCGGTCACGCGCCTCACGAAACGCGCCGTTCGCGCAGGCGAGAATCGCGCCTATGCGCCGGCACTCGCCGAGGCCGAGAGGATCTACCTGCGCGAGCTCACCGGAACGGCCGACATGGCGGAGGGGCTTCAGGCCTTCGTCGAGAAGCGCCCGCCGGTCTGGAAGCACCGATGA
- a CDS encoding enoyl-CoA hydratase/isomerase family protein, which translates to MSQTVLSTREGRVAILTINRPDKLNALNEEVRVELLAALAEVETDDGVGAVVITGAGEKSFIAGADIGEFAGRSPFDQRFAMRSPRIFDVMASFPKPVIAMINGFCLGGGCELSMSCDMRIASDKARFGQPEINLGLIPGGGGTQRLPRLVGMGHAMRMILGGDMIPAAEAKEIGLVDLVFPAEELRAKTLELAQKIASKSPLTLKVAKEALRASEKLAIEDGITYERDLFCLCFSSKDKEEGVAAFLDKRPAAWTGK; encoded by the coding sequence ATGTCCCAGACCGTACTTTCCACTCGTGAAGGCCGCGTCGCCATCCTCACCATCAACCGCCCCGACAAGCTCAACGCCTTGAACGAAGAGGTTCGGGTCGAGCTCCTCGCCGCCCTGGCGGAGGTCGAGACCGACGATGGCGTCGGCGCCGTCGTTATCACGGGAGCGGGCGAGAAGTCGTTCATCGCCGGCGCCGACATCGGCGAGTTCGCCGGCCGATCGCCCTTCGACCAGCGCTTCGCGATGCGCAGCCCGCGCATCTTCGACGTCATGGCCTCGTTTCCGAAGCCGGTGATCGCCATGATCAACGGCTTCTGCCTCGGCGGCGGCTGCGAGCTCTCGATGTCGTGCGACATGCGGATCGCCTCCGACAAGGCCCGCTTCGGCCAGCCGGAGATCAATCTCGGCCTCATCCCCGGCGGCGGCGGCACCCAGCGCCTGCCGCGCCTCGTCGGCATGGGCCACGCAATGCGCATGATCCTCGGCGGCGACATGATCCCGGCGGCGGAAGCGAAGGAGATCGGTCTCGTCGATCTCGTCTTCCCGGCCGAAGAGCTGCGAGCGAAGACGCTCGAGCTCGCCCAGAAGATCGCGAGCAAGAGCCCGCTGACCCTCAAGGTCGCCAAGGAGGCGCTGCGCGCCTCCGAGAAGCTCGCCATCGAGGACGGCATCACCTACGAACGCGACCTCTTCTGCCTCTGCTTCTCCTCGAAGGACAAGGAAGAGGGCGTCGCCGCCTTCCTCGACAAGCGCCCGGCGGCCTGGACAGGCAAGTAG